In Parageobacillus sp. KH3-4, the genomic window AGCATCTACTCGACGTAAATCATCTTTCTCGTCATTCCGCCATCAATGACAATGTTTGCCCCGGTAATAAAGTCATTTTCATCATCGCACAAATACAGACAAGCGCGTGCGATGTCTTCCGGCTTGCCGACGCGCCGCGCTGGATGCTGTGCATGGTCAATTTCCCGCAACTGGCCGTAATCCCCTGTTTCAATCCATCCTGGACTGATTGCATTCACACGAATATGATCATCAGCAAACGAAACAGCTAACGCATGAGTCAATGACAAAATTCCTCCTTTAGAAGCAGCGTATGCTTCCGAGTGAGGCTCCGACATGAGCGCCCTTGTCGACGCGATATTGACAATCGCCCCACCTGTTTCGTTTTTCCGCATATACTTCGCCGCTTCGCGCGATCCAAAGAAGACGCTCCGTAAGTTGGTGTGAAGCACATCGTCCCACTCTTCAACCGTTAACTCATATGGAGATTTCCATCTTGACACACCTGCATTGTTAATTAAATAATGCAAACGGCCATACGTTTCAAACGTTTCTCTCATCAGGCTCTCTATTTCATCGACTTTCCGAACATCAGTCGGAATGAAACGCGCCTCTAACCCTTTTTCCTTTAATGCTAAAACAAGCTTTTCCCCCGCTTCTTCGGCAATATCGGCAATTACGACATTCGCTCCTTTTTCCGCAAACATTGTGGCAATAGACTTTCCAATGCCATTTGCTCCGCCAGTGACGATAACCACTTTTCGCAAAAAATCCATCTTTCTCCCAACCTTTCTCTTCGTTTTATGCGACAATTCCGCAGCAAATAGCGTTCCAGCAGCCAATGGTCTTCTAACAAAAAGTATACCACTTTGACTGGTTGCATCAAAAAAAGAGACCGCAGCAAAACAGCGGTCTTTTTTATGTTTACCGATATGATCCCGGGAGCAATGGAACATATGGCGCCATTCCTCCGTAGTAAGGCATCGGTGTGTAATAGACTGTCGGCATCGGTGCCCCGAACGGCATCATTGGGCTACATGCGGGAAGCGGAACACTTGGAACCATCCATGACATTGGCAACATCGGTGGAAGCACAGGGCTTCCTGCTCCGCTGACAGCGCCTTGCATTTCTGCTGCAGACGGCATCTGCATCGGCGCTGCTCCGGTAAACTCAACATTTTCACCCATTGGCACTCTCTCTCCCATGTCAAACGTCATCATTGGCGGTGCGACATCCGGATTGTCAAACTCATCATTATCGACAAACGACGTCATTCCTCCTGCCATCGGATGATGCCAGTTCTCCATAGGATATTCTTGCACCGGCAGGACCGGATAAGAAGGGGCTGGCATTGGCATAGCTGGCGGTACGTTATTTTCCATCCGCTCTGCATCATCCTCCGTTCTTTCTTCTACATCATGGCTTTGTTCATAAAAAAATGGATCATCCATATA contains:
- a CDS encoding glucose 1-dehydrogenase gives rise to the protein MDFLRKVVIVTGGANGIGKSIATMFAEKGANVVIADIAEEAGEKLVLALKEKGLEARFIPTDVRKVDEIESLMRETFETYGRLHYLINNAGVSRWKSPYELTVEEWDDVLHTNLRSVFFGSREAAKYMRKNETGGAIVNIASTRALMSEPHSEAYAASKGGILSLTHALAVSFADDHIRVNAISPGWIETGDYGQLREIDHAQHPARRVGKPEDIARACLYLCDDENDFITGANIVIDGGMTRKMIYVE